A DNA window from Linepithema humile isolate Giens D197 chromosome 6, Lhum_UNIL_v1.0, whole genome shotgun sequence contains the following coding sequences:
- the orion gene encoding uncharacterized protein orion isoform X2: protein MRYLTCLLTLGALATTTFAIKNDASTVDRLRQALLDLEMELKKELADERKWTNVDSREKYLYVIEAYKRFGNRVDEQFPLDRQDHLHSLDSLWLWARAQSEAKGVNGLYGIFRQMQREIVELNAPINAKQLANFAETILRDPNASIMKALDRIANLIINEKLFVAAFKESAYQMCNEMQSPQQLLYNLYNTVALTEIKGHIMIQFSYVLLRLYNEGNNFSEEIQTLNNQYATRTSETLRAVKTAMAFAPRDLWRCDPSVHKLDETYTELKQLFQGYIVNEVDLNPDATCKENCAYYGYSKVYGCYQNQFCSQQRRCNGKILNCEYIDSDMWICPSDKSSNRRYEYIQYENSLVYGNKNTCRRQTTKVDSWWRWLFWHCSYCFCYCDDHNASSDRYISLRSVTSDVSNNKVITGIRLQKVDQVIHIQIQEGQLLPRGAINTSTIEWQPIDDFSVMDSNVKSGIDYHKLVWERRALDLDDLTSPQDHLLTGIRFRMVGSRLNLEIMVTPFNFTSGLLTEPKIKSFWHSNDITDRTELTFTEPDIPIRDPVQNVPDSAVNQYLNFAPSDRRKDAAQSTIPFLDVQPIVPNPPVPIAGAGVFHKGRKGSGGFVTLKLITYDFAPHLQIEVPPAPAVLETVNEIKVA, encoded by the exons ATGAGATACTTGACGTGCTTGCTGACGCTGGGAGCGTTGGCTACGACAACCTTCGCGATCAAGAATGACGCGTCCACGGTCGACAGGCTCAGGCAAGCTTTGTTAGACCTGGAAATGGAACTGAAGAAAGAGCTGGCCGACGAACGGAAGTGGACGAACGTCGACTCGCGGGAGAAGTACTTGTATGTGATCGAGGCGTACAAAAGATTCGGCAATCGGGTGGACGAGCAGTTTCCCCTGGACCGGCAGGATCACCTGCACTCCCTGGACTCCCTGTGGCTCTGGGCCCGTGCCCAGTCCGAGGCCAAGGGCGTCAACGGCCTCTACGGGATATTCAGACAGATGCAGCGCGAGATCGTCGAGCTGAACGCGCCGATCAATGCTAAGCAGCTGGCGAATTTCGCCGAGACGATCCTGCGCGATCCGAACGCCTCTATTATGAAAGCACTCGATCGAATTGCGAATTTGATCATCAATGAAAAGCTATTCGTCGCGGCTTTTAAG GAATCAGCGTACCAAATGTGCAATGAGATGCAATCGCCGCAGCAACTGCTGTACAATCTCTACAATACTGTGGCGTTGACGGAGATCAAGGGTCACATTATGATTCAATTCTCCTACGTGTTGCTTCGTTTGTACAACGAAG GTAATAACTTCAGCGAGGAGATCCAAACTCTGAATAATCAATATGCGACCAGGACATCCGAAACTTTGAGAGCCGTGAAAACCGCGATGGCCTTTGCCCCGAGAGATCTTTGGAGATGTGATCCGAGTGTGCACAAATTAG ATGAAACCTATACCGAATTGAAGCAGCTGTTCCAAGGATACATCGTGAACGAGGTGGATTTGAATCCAGACGCCACATGCAAAGAGAACTGCGCTTATTACGGATACAGCAAGGTGTACGGTTGCTACCAAAATCAGTTTTGTTCACAGCAGCGTCGATGCAACGGGAAGATATTGAATTGCGAGTACATCGACTCCGACATGTGGATCTGCCCTTCg GATAAAAGCAGCAACAGAAgatacgaatatattcaaTACGAGAACAGCCTTGTTTACGGGAACAAAAACACATGTCGCAGACAAACGACCAAGGTTGACAGTTGGTGGCGATGGCTCTTCTGGCATTGCAGCTACTGTTTTTGCTACTGCGACGATCACAATGCAAGTTCCGATCGGTATATCAGTCTCCGATCCGTAACATCCGATGTCTCGAATAACAA AGTCATAACCGGAATAAGATTGCAGAAGGTAGACCAGGTTATTCACATACAGATTCAGGAAGGTCAGTTACTGCCACGTGGTGCAATCAACACGTCTACAATCGAGTGGCAACCAATCGATGACTTTTCGGTTATGGACAGTAACGTTAAAAGCGGCATTGATTACCATAAACTCGTGTGGGAAAGACGCGCTTTGGATCTCGACGACCTGACGTCGCCGCAGGATCATCTTTTAACAG GCATTCGATTCCGAATGGTCGGCAGCCGgttaaatttggaaataatgGTGACTCCATTCAACTTTACATCCGGATTATTAACCGAGCCAAAAATAAAGAGTTTTTGGCACAGCAACGACATTACCGACAG GACTGAGCTGACATTCACCGAGCCTGATATACCGATTCGCGATCCTGTGCAGAACGTACCGGACTCCGCCGTGAATCAATATTTGAATTTCGCACCGAGTGATCGACGCAAGGACGCCGCGCAGAGCACGATTCCCTTCTTGGACGTTCAACCGATCGTGCCGAACCCGCCGGTGCCGATCGCGGGCGCCGGCGTTTTTCACAAGGGTCGCAAGGGTTCGGGCGGATTCGTTACCCTAAAACTGATCACTTACGATTTCGCACCGCATTTGCAAATCGAAGTACCGCCGGCACCGGCGGTTCTCGAGACCGTGAACGAGATAAAAGTCGCGTAG
- the LOC105668281 gene encoding UPF0547 protein C16orf87-like produces the protein MAKTKTISKGCPKCEQQVPVACKACPCGHSFFNARRNSIKSPPSPDGGVMKTRRTNRIKREKPNYYDALEYDKQTKKSAKIRRTTDTVEDIDCRQLNKKKKRKGKGKGKSGSNSGMGDDDDEMDGINGLSPEKQLTCSLILQELNNKMRVVAWKPT, from the exons ATGGCTAAAACTAAAACAATTAGCAAAGGATGTCCCAAATGCGAACAACAG gTACCAGTTGCTTGTAAAGCCTGTCCATGCGGACATTCCTTTTTCAATGCTCGAcgtaattcaattaaaagtcCACCCAGTCCTGATGGTGGAGTGATGAAGACCAGGAGGACAAATCGTATTAAACGGGAGAAGCCGAATTATTACGATGCTTTAGAATATgacaaacaaacaaaaaaaagtgctAAG aTTAGACGAACGACAGATACTGTAGAGGATATTGATTGTCGCCAGTTgaacaagaaaaagaagaggaaaggaaagGGAAAGGGCAAAAGTGGCAGCAATAGCGGTATGggcgatgatgatgatgaaatGGATGGTATTAATGGATTGTCTCCAGAAAAGCAGCTCACGTGTTCGCTCATATTGCAAGAACTGAATAATAAGATGAGAGTGGTAGCTTGGAAGCCTACATGA
- the LOC105668289 gene encoding small ribosomal subunit protein uS8A: MVRMNVLSDALKSINNAEKRGKRQVLLRPCSKVIVKFLTVMMKHGYIGEFEIVDDHRSGKVVVNLTGRLNKCGVISPRFDVPINDIEKWTNNLLPSRQFGYVVLTTSGGIMDHEEARRKHLGGKILGFFF, from the exons aTGGTGCGTATGAACGTTCTCAGTGACGCCCTCAAATCCATCAACAATGCTGAAAAGCGTGGTAAACGGCAGGTATTGTTGAGACCATGCTCTAAAGTAATTGTCAAGTTTTTGACAGTTATGATGAAACATG GATATATTGGAGAATTTGAAATTGTGGACGACCATCGTAGTGGAAAAGTAGTAGTAAACCTTACTGGAAGGTTAAACAAATGCGGTGTCATCTCACCTAGATTTGATGTACCTATTAACGATATTGAGAAGTGGACCAACAATCTTTTGCCTTCTCGACAGTTTGG aTATGTTGTATTAACTACTAGCGGAGGAATCATGGATCATGAGGAGGCGAGGAGAAAACATCTGGGAGGAAAAATACTgggatttttcttttaa